Proteins encoded in a region of the Streptomyces sp. NBC_01471 genome:
- a CDS encoding GntR family transcriptional regulator, producing MADRQQQRRPVVVLYERIVEAVHQGVYPPGSQLPTEPRLAADLGVSRPALREALILLQEDGVITVRRGVGRTVNHHPPQRGFETLKPMEDLLGAGAAVRTVRLAQTLEEPTDFSAQHLLLPARGEVRFWESMIEVNSLPSCLAHEWAATDETLTGLGLRPAQALDTAPGAPSTMLRLLLEAGRGMALKGSSTMVATMLGSRRGAQFDRPADTPAVLVTQVIQAGRTPVLAAKYMLPTGAPALPVWQSR from the coding sequence ATGGCTGACAGACAACAGCAGCGGCGCCCGGTCGTCGTCCTGTACGAGCGGATCGTGGAAGCGGTGCATCAGGGCGTCTACCCGCCCGGCTCCCAACTGCCGACCGAGCCCCGGCTCGCCGCCGACCTGGGGGTCAGCCGGCCCGCGCTGCGCGAGGCGTTGATCCTGCTCCAGGAGGACGGGGTCATCACGGTGCGGCGCGGGGTGGGCCGCACCGTGAACCACCACCCGCCGCAGCGCGGCTTCGAGACTCTCAAGCCGATGGAGGACCTGCTCGGCGCGGGTGCGGCGGTCCGTACCGTACGGCTGGCACAGACCCTGGAGGAGCCGACCGACTTCTCCGCACAGCACCTGCTGCTCCCCGCCCGCGGCGAGGTCCGCTTCTGGGAGAGCATGATCGAGGTCAACTCCCTGCCGTCCTGTCTCGCCCACGAGTGGGCGGCCACCGACGAGACGCTCACGGGTCTCGGCCTCAGGCCGGCGCAGGCGCTCGACACCGCGCCGGGCGCACCCTCGACCATGCTCCGGCTGCTGCTGGAGGCGGGGCGGGGTATGGCCCTGAAGGGCTCGTCGACCATGGTCGCCACGATGCTCGGCAGCCGTCGCGGCGCGCAGTTCGACCGGCCCGCGGACACTCCGGCCGTCCTGGTGACGCAGGTGATCCAGGCCGGGCGGACGCCTGTCCTGGCGGCCAAGTACATGCTGCCGACGGGGGCTCCGGCGCTGCCGGTCTGGCAGTCGCGCTGA